GGCTTGCATCTCACAtagtactcttagcaaaataatgttcactgaactacctggatcaataaaaactcgtttcacattagtatcatgtacaagtagagatattaccagtgcatcgttatgtggGGATAATACGCCATCTGTATTTGCATCATCAAACGTAATGCTTTCTTCCTCTAAGACATGTCGCACCCGCTTCCCGtgggtaattgtgactttggaaaTTTTATTGGTTGTTGTGTACATCataccattgatgtcttcacctccacttatcacattaacggtccttttgggagaaggtggttttgggggctcctgcctattcttcatatatgcttgCTTACCTCTCTCACTGAATAATTCAGTGAGATACCCTTGCTTTAATAGATGATCAACTTCACCTTGCAGCAACCTACAGTCTGTCGTTTTATGCCCGTTatcgttgtgaaattcacaccagtgatcagggttgcgcctgtttggatttgatctcacttcttttggccaccgtagcttatcacccatgcttcttaaaacagctatgAGCTCGGAAGTGCTTACATTAAAATTATAACCGCCAAACCTTGCTTTCAAATTTCTATGGTCATCCCGTGACTCTCGCGCGTTTTGATCTTTCCCAAATCTTGATGACGAGCCCGACTCTCTTTTCCTCGACCTATGATCGTACCTTGGATTGTCCTATATTGTGAATCCTTTCCTACAGGACCCATATATggttcgtacctatttttaccggaccttttttcgaTTTCTGCCCATCTCGAActcaccttttcttctttttgagatcgtGAGATAATATCCTCTTCTATCCTTAGCTTCATGTTGTACCTGTTGTAAAAGTCATTCTACGTTGTTgctgggaattcacgaagactttccttgagtcgcctCGTGGCTTcagagcttttttcattcaaattactagtgaaggctatagctgcccaattgtCAGGTACGCGCGGTAACGTCATTCTTTCATGCTGGAACCTATACACAAATTCTCTAAGCAATTTTGAGTCCCCTTGCTtggttttgaaaatatcttccattctctTTTCGACTTTTTGAACTCtcgagtgtgctttgataaatgaatctgtaagctcagcaaaagaatttatggaattttcaggtaaaagagaatatcatgttaatgctcccttagtgagtgtttcaccgaattttttgaccaatactgattcaatttcttgtttggtcaagtcgttgccttttactcctgttgtgaatgcagtcacatggtctcgtggatcagttgttatatcgtattttggaatatcgggcattttaaatttctttggaattgggaggggagcagcacttggcttccaaggttgttgtgaatatttatccatatctatccctttgattacgggcgatactccaggtatttgctctatgcggtcactttgctccttgagctgtttctgcaatgttagtactaaattttgtaaatcagaattgactaagttacctggtCCTCCTTCTCGTGACTCGCTGGGGATTCCACCACTACCTGAATTAGCAAGCCCAgaacgagggttctccaaagtgtgattatttggagtgggtgttgGTGGTGCAACGGGTAATTGGCTGACAAAGGCCTCAAGAGTTTTGTTGACCTGTTGAGCGATTAGATTTTGCAAAGCTTCATTGATAGCTTCATCATTTTCGAATTGAGCATTTCCATTAgcatgagatccatcaggagtgcCTTCTCGAGATCGTCGAGGGGAGCTTTGTGGAGAAGGGATTGGGATGTGATCATTATGTGGATCAACCTGGAGTTGTTGGTTCCTTGGTTTCTTGGGTGTTGTCATTGATGTTTgacatagttgatgcaacaaAAAAGGTTAGGCTAAGAAAGAGTAGATTATCAAATtctcggtaacggaaccaatttgtttaaccaaaaagtggaatttcagtcaaagctttaatttagaagaacccggg
This sequence is a window from Nicotiana sylvestris chromosome 3, ASM39365v2, whole genome shotgun sequence. Protein-coding genes within it:
- the LOC138887610 gene encoding uncharacterized protein, with translation MGDKLRWPKEVRSNPNRRNPDHWCEFHNDNGHKTTDCRLLQGEVDHLLKQGYLTELFSERGKQAYMKNRQEPPKPPSPKRTVNVISGGEDINGMMYTTTNKISKVTITHGKRVRHVLEEESITFDDANTDGVLSPHNDALVISLLVHDTNVKRVFIDPGSSVNIILLRVLCEMQAEDKLIPKAHTLSGFDNSSVVTKGEVILTTFTEGVVKDTKFQVVDMEMAYDMILGRPWIQKMDVVPVASGKFLGFLVSNRGIEVNPAQIKAIEEIPDILTSKKEVQRLAGRIAALGRFISKSSEKCFKFFSTLKKQD